A window of Roseobacter fucihabitans genomic DNA:
GAGCACTGAGGAGGTGTCACAGGTTCTAAAAATTTGCCATGAAGAGGGCGTTCCGGTGGTGCCACGCGGATCCGGCACGTCGCTTGCCGGTGGGGCCTTGCCGACGGCGGATTGCGTCATACTGGGCGTGGCGCGGATGAATGACGTGCTCGAAACCGACTATGACAACCGGGTCATCCGGGTGCAGACCGGGCGCACGAACCTAAGCGTGACGGGTGCTGTGGAGGAGAACGGCTTCTTTTATGCGCCCGATCCGTCCAGCCAATTGGCTTGCGCGATTGCGGGCAACATCGCGATGAATTCGGGCGGCGCGCATTGTCTTAAATACGGTGTCACGACAAACAACCTTTTGGGCGTGACCATGGTGATGATGGATGGCGCGGTCGTCGAAATCGGCGGGGCCTATATGGACAGCGGCGGGCTGGACCTGCTGGGCCTCATTTGCGGCTCCGAAGGGCAGTTGGGTGTGATCACCGAGGCGAGCCTGCGCATCCTGGCCAAACCGGAAGGCGCGCGCCCCGTTCTGATGGGGTTTGATGACAGCGAGGTCGCGGGGGCCTGCGTCAGCGACATCATTAAGGCGGGGGTTCTGCCGGTCGCGATTGAATTCATGGACCGTCTCTGCATCGAATCCTGTGAAAAATTCGCCCAGGCGGGGTATCCACTGTGCGAAGCGTTGTTGATCGTGGAGGTCGAGGGTTCACCCGCCGAGATCGACCACCAATTGTCGCTGATCATGGAAATTGCGCGTCGCCACAACCCCGTTGAGCTGCGCGAAAGCAAATCCGCTGAGGAGAGTGCCAAAATCTGGTTGGGTCGCAAATCCGCCTTTGGCGCGATGGGCCAGATCAACGATTACATGTGTTTGGACGGCACGATCCCAGTGAGCTCGCTGCCCTTCGTGCTGCGCCGCATCGGCGAGATGTCCAAGGAGTACGGGCTGCAGGTCGGCAATGTTTTCCACGCAGGGGACGGGAATATGCACCCGCTGATCCTGTTTGATGCCAATAAACCGGGTGATCTGGAGCTTTGCGAGGAATTCGGGGCCGAAGTGCTCAAGCTCTGCGTCGAGGCGGGCGGGTGCCTGACCGGAGAACATGGCGTCGGCATCGAAAAGCGGGATCTGATGTCGTACCAATATACCCCCGAGGACCTTGAGGCGCAGATGTCGGTAAAGGATGTGTTTGATCCGCACTGGTTGTTGAACCCGGCCAAGGTCTTTCCGCTGGCCTCCTCGGATGCGCGCCGAACTGTGGCACTGGCGGCAGAGTAACCATCCGATTGCGGTGAAACCTCGATATATTGGACCCAAAACACTATGACACCTGAAACCGAAGAGGCCGTGGCCGAGGCCATCAAGACGGCCCAATCGCCCTTGGCCATCCAGGGTGGCGGCACCCGCGGCTTTAAGATTGAGGGCGAGACGCTCTCCCTTGCGCGGTTGTCGGGCATTTCGCTTTATGAACCCGGTGCCCTCACGATTGTCGCACAGGCGGGCACGCCGCTGCGCGACATCAACGCCGCCTTGAGCAAAGAAAACCAGCGTCTGGCATTTGAACCGATGGATCACCGCACGCTTTTGGGTACCACGGGCGAGCCGACGATCGGGGGCGTGATAGCCGGCAACATCAGCGGTCCGCGCCGCATCCAGGGCGGGGGCGCACGTGACTATGCGCTGGGCGTGCGGTTCGTGGATGGGGCCGGGGCCATCGTCAAGAATGGTGGCCGCGTGATGAAGAATGTGACCGGATATGACCTGGTGAAGCTGATGAGTGGTGCCTTTGGCACGCTGGGCGTGTTGACGGAGGTGTCGCTGAAGGTATTACCGATCCCGGAGACGCAAGCGACCCTGATCCTGCACGGTCTTGATGACGCGCAGGCGGTGCAGGCGATGTCCGCCGCGATGGGCTCACCCTTTGAGGTCAGCGGTGCGGCCCATTCCGCCAAGATCATGGAGAGTGGCCCGGCAACGCTCTTGCGTGTCGAAGGGTTTGAAACCTCTGTTGAGTATCGCATCGGGCGTTTGAGGGACCTGCTGGCTCCGATCTGCTCTGAGGCGAGCGTCGCCGATGCGGCCCTGACCGAAGACCTCTGGTGCAACGTAAGGGATGTGGCGCAATGGCGCGACCTGCCCGACGACATCTGGCGCATTTCCTGTAAGCCCTCTGATGCGCCGGCACTCATGGGGCGTTCTGGCGCGACCGCCTGGTATTTCGACTGGGCCGGTGGTCTGATCTGGGTGCGCATGCCTCAGGGGGGCGATCTGCGCGAGACGCTTGGGGCTTTTGAGGGCCATGCAACGCTTGTGCGCAGCGCACCTGAAACGCGCGCGCGGGTGCCGGTCTTCCATCCCGAAGCCGCCGGTATCGCCAAAATTACGGCCGGGTTGCGCGCGCGCTTCGATCCGCGCGGTATCTTGAACGCCGGTCTGATGGCGGGCGTCTGATATGGGCTGCACGCCTGTCGATCCCGTTGTTCCCCCTCATTCGCAGCTTGCCTGCGTTCCTTTCGATAGGTCCGATTGATATGCAAACGACATTCTCACCAGAGCAACTCAAAGACCCAGGGATCAAGCGCAGCAATGAAATCCTGCGCAGCTGTGTGCATTGCGGATTCTGCACGGCGACCTGCCCGACCTATCAGGTGCTGGGCGATGAACTCGACAGCCCGCGTGGCCGCATTTACCTGATCAAGGACATGCTGGAAAACGACCGCGATCCGGACCCCAAGACCGTGAAACACATCGACCGCTGTCTGAGTTGTCTGGCCTGTATGACGACCTGCCCCTCGGGCGTGCACTATATGCACTTGGTCGATCATGCGCGCGAATATATCGAAGAGCGCTATAAACGACCGCTGAGCGACCGCGCCCTGCGCTGGGTGCTGGCGTTGATCCTGCCCTATCCGATGCGCTTCCGTCTGGCGCTTGCGGGGGCAAAACTCGGACGGCCCTTCGCGCGTTTCATGCCGGATGCCCGGCTGCGCGCCATGCTGGAGATGGCCCCCAAGACGATCCCACCTGTCAGCCGCAACGATGATCCGCAGACCTTTGCTCCTCAGGAACCGCGCAAGAAACGCATCGCCTTGATGACCGGTTGTGCACAGCGCGCGCTGAATACCGACATCAATGACGCCACCATCCGGTTGCTGACGCGTTTGGGCTGCGAAGTGGTGGTGGCGGAGGGCGCGGGTTGTTGTGGTGCCTTGACCCATCACATGGGAAAGACCAAGGAA
This region includes:
- a CDS encoding FAD-linked oxidase C-terminal domain-containing protein, which produces MEMPIPDPNVLARKSRVVSRLQSVLPMDAVIHEVAETRAYECDALTAYKCPPMVAVLPSSTEEVSQVLKICHEEGVPVVPRGSGTSLAGGALPTADCVILGVARMNDVLETDYDNRVIRVQTGRTNLSVTGAVEENGFFYAPDPSSQLACAIAGNIAMNSGGAHCLKYGVTTNNLLGVTMVMMDGAVVEIGGAYMDSGGLDLLGLICGSEGQLGVITEASLRILAKPEGARPVLMGFDDSEVAGACVSDIIKAGVLPVAIEFMDRLCIESCEKFAQAGYPLCEALLIVEVEGSPAEIDHQLSLIMEIARRHNPVELRESKSAEESAKIWLGRKSAFGAMGQINDYMCLDGTIPVSSLPFVLRRIGEMSKEYGLQVGNVFHAGDGNMHPLILFDANKPGDLELCEEFGAEVLKLCVEAGGCLTGEHGVGIEKRDLMSYQYTPEDLEAQMSVKDVFDPHWLLNPAKVFPLASSDARRTVALAAE
- a CDS encoding FAD-binding protein, producing the protein MTPETEEAVAEAIKTAQSPLAIQGGGTRGFKIEGETLSLARLSGISLYEPGALTIVAQAGTPLRDINAALSKENQRLAFEPMDHRTLLGTTGEPTIGGVIAGNISGPRRIQGGGARDYALGVRFVDGAGAIVKNGGRVMKNVTGYDLVKLMSGAFGTLGVLTEVSLKVLPIPETQATLILHGLDDAQAVQAMSAAMGSPFEVSGAAHSAKIMESGPATLLRVEGFETSVEYRIGRLRDLLAPICSEASVADAALTEDLWCNVRDVAQWRDLPDDIWRISCKPSDAPALMGRSGATAWYFDWAGGLIWVRMPQGGDLRETLGAFEGHATLVRSAPETRARVPVFHPEAAGIAKITAGLRARFDPRGILNAGLMAGV
- the glcF gene encoding glycolate oxidase subunit GlcF; translation: MQTTFSPEQLKDPGIKRSNEILRSCVHCGFCTATCPTYQVLGDELDSPRGRIYLIKDMLENDRDPDPKTVKHIDRCLSCLACMTTCPSGVHYMHLVDHAREYIEERYKRPLSDRALRWVLALILPYPMRFRLALAGAKLGRPFARFMPDARLRAMLEMAPKTIPPVSRNDDPQTFAPQEPRKKRIALMTGCAQRALNTDINDATIRLLTRLGCEVVVAEGAGCCGALTHHMGKTKESHATAAKNITAWVREMDGDGLDAIVINTSGCGTTVKDYGHMFRNEPLAADAKRVSDIAMDVSEVLMQLDLPEGGDQDMVVAYHAACSLQHGQQIKTFPKDLLKRAGFTIVEPSDPHLCCGSAGTYNLMQPEISKQLKDRKVRTLEAKNPDVIAAGNIGCMMQIGTGTQIPILHTVELLDWATGGPKPPALINGARERSEIPILR